The following is a genomic window from Niabella soli DSM 19437.
TGTAAAAAGATCAGGGAGCAGGATGCCCAAACCCCCATTATCATTATTTCGGCTTATGATGATATTGTTGAAAAAAAGGAAGCCTTTCTGCGCAATGCAGATGACTACCTGGTGAAACCCTTTATCCTGGAAGAGCTTTTGTTAAGGATTCGCTCACGGTTGCGGATAACGGGTGCCAAACAGGAGGCGCCGGACAAAATTATGATTGAAGATCTCGAAATATTCCCGGATGAATACAAAGTTTTTCGCGGCGGGATGGAAATAAATCTGACCCAAAAGGAATTTCAGCTCCTGGTTTTATTAGCAAAAGCAAACGGGCGCACGCTGTCCAAGCAATATATCTCAGATGAGGTTTGGCAAAACCAGTTTCAGACCACGCATAATACCATTGAAGTATATATAAATTTTCTCCGTAAAAAAATAGACCGGCAGTTTGAGGTCAAATTAATTCATACCCGGCCGGGGTTTGGTTATTTTTTAAAACCATTGTAATGACATTAAAAAGAAGGATAGCCCTTAGCTGGAGTTTGGCTTACTCGCTGCTGTTTGGCCTTCTTATGATCATTATCTATTTTGCTTTTTATGATTTCCGGCGGGATGAGTTCCGGCAGAACCTGAAAGACAAATCAATGGTAACGGCTCATTTTATTGCCAAAACACCCGATTTTCTTACGGGCGTGCCGAAATTCCTCAGCGAGTCCGATGATGGGTTGTATAAAGAAGAAATATTGATCTTCAGCCAGGAAAAAAAACTGATCTACAGCACTATTAAAGATACCAGTGTTTCGTGGGATGAAACGATCCTGCAGCGGCTCGACAGGAGCAGCGAGATCTATGTTGAAAATACAACACCCGAGTATTTTGGTATTGCGCCGGTTATCGACGGTAAAAAATTTTATATTCTTACCAGTGCAGAAGATGTTAACGGCCGCTCGAAGCTGAAGTTCCTGGGGTATATTTTATTGATCACCTACCTCGTGAGCACCGCTGTGGTATGGCTCAGCAGTTATTTTGTAGCGAAGCGTCTTTTAAAACCGCTGGATCAATTGACGGGTCAGATAACAGATATAACCGCCCATAACCTGACGGAACAACTTCCCGTAAAAAATTCAAATGATGAGATCAGCCTGCTTGCCCGGTCGTTTAATACGATGATGGGTCGCATCAACGATGTATTTCAGTCGCAGAAAGACTTTACTTCAAGTGCTGCCCATGAGCTCCGCACCCCGCTGACCCGGATTGCCTTTCAGTTGGAAAACCTGGAATACAGGAATGAAGATGCGGTGCGCACAAAAAATACGGTTAATAATGTGATCAAAGACGTATATCAATTGTCGGACCTCACCCGGTCATTGATGCTGTTATCAAAATTCGATAAAGAAAATATCAGCAGCATTTATGAGAGCGAACGTATTGATGAGCTTATTTTTACCGCATACGAACAGGTACTTAAAATGGAGCCCCGGCTGTTAATGGATTTTACTATTATCCCGGAAGCAGGAAAAGATCCTGATCTTTTGGTCAGTGGCGTACGCTCGCTTTTGGAAATAGCGTTTATCAATCTGCTCAAAAATGCGGCGATCTATTCCTCAAGTCCGGCAGTCATTGTTACTATTAAAGAAAAAGATACGCAATTGGAGGTCAACGTTACCAGCCACGGCACACTGATCTCTTCCGAAGAGCAGGCCCGTATCTTTGATCCTTTTATACGGGGCTCTAATATCCAAAATACAACAGGGTCAGGGCTTGGGCTGCGTATTGTTAAGCGCATCATCGAGTACCATAAAGGGCAGGTCCAATATATTCCGGTGCCGCCGGATGAAAATACCTTCAGGATAACATTTCCCGTTTTTTGAGTTTGAATGTGTAGCCTTCGGCTATAGCTGTCTGTCGCAACAGTTCCACCTGTTCGCCTGTGGAACAAGCGCTGAGTGACGGAAAATTCCTTAAAATCCGTTTAAGCTTATTTTAAGCTGAACTTAAGCCCCCTTTAAGATGCAGTTGGGAGCTTTGCCAAAATGTTCGGACAATGAAGGGGCTATTTCTTTTTGTAACGTTGGCAGCGTGCGGGGCGGCTTTGGGCCAGGAACAGATGACACTGGAAAGTTGCGAAGCCGCATTTATGAAAAATAACCTGGCGCTTTTGGCGCAACAGTATAATATAAGCGAAGCTGATGCTGATATTATGCAGGCCAAAATCTGGGACCTCCCCCAGGCAAGCTACCAAACGAATATCTATAACCCTGAAGATAAAAAAGTGCTGGAAGTTACCAAAGCCAATAGCCTCGGTATTCAGCAGCTATTGTATCTGGGTGGCAAAAAAAAGTATGAAGTGGAATACGCCCGGAGCAATAAGGAGCTGGCCAAACTACAGTTCAATCAATTATTGACGGAGCTGAAAACACAACTATATGAAACCTACTATACGCTTTACTTTGAGGAAAAAAAGCTGATCGATATTAATACTCAGTTGAACTACATGACCGACCTGCTGGAAGCGTATAAAATACAAACAGCCAAAGGAAACACTTCGTTAAAAGAACAGGTGCGCCTGCAGGCGATGGTGGTTCAGTTGAACAATGATAAAATAGAAATCATTAATACCATATTGCAGCAGCAGCAATTATTAAAAACATTTACGGGACTTTCAGTGAATATTAAAACCAAATTATCTGACGCTGAGGCCAACCATCTGCTGACACAGCAGCCCCTGCTGTCCCTGGAGGACATTGAAAAAAGTGCACTGGCAAACAATGCTGATTACCTGTATTCATTGAAAGATATAGAGGCTAATAAGGTGAACCTGAATTGGCAGCGCTCGCAGAATGTTCCGGATCTTACCGTGGGCGGACAATGGAACCAATTGGGAGGTGCATATAAAAACGAAGTGGACCTTACTGTAGGCATCCCCATACCGCTTTGGAAGCGCAATAGAGGAAATGTGACAAAGGCCGAATATCAGATTAAGGAAAGCCAGGCTAACAGTGATCTGAAAAAACTGAACCTGCAAACAACGGTGGAGCTGGCCTATCGAACCTGGAAGAACCATTATGATCAATACGTAGCAGTAAAAACGGAGGATATAAACAATTTGCAAACCGTGCATGCTGGCATGCTTTCCAATTTCCGGAGGGGCAATGTGAACCTGGTGGATTTTACTGATTTCATGGACAGCTACCGGCAAACAATCCTTCAGTTGTACGAAATGAAAAAACAAATTATGATTTCAGCCGAGGAGCTGGAACGCTTAACGCAATCAAAAATATTTTAATGATGAACAGGAAACAGACTGCATTCTTTTTTTTGGTGGTGATGCTAACCGCTTGCGGCGCCAATGAACCCAAAAAGGAGCAGCATATAGTAAACGGCTTTGTACTGAGCGATGTAATGATGAAAACGACCACTACGGCGGAAGCGCATAAACAGCCGGTAGAAACGGTAATGAATTTTTTTGGGAAGATCTCGGCAGATAAAAACCATTATATAGATGTGTTTCCCCTGGTGGGCGGCAATGTGATCAGTGTAAATGCAGAACTGGGCGATTATGTAAAGAAAGGACAGGTGATGGCAACCATTCGCAGTACAGAAATGGCGGGCTTTCAAAAAGACCTGGGTGATGCCCGGACGGATCTTGTTGTGGCAGAAAACAACCTGCGGGTGGCACAGGAAATGTACACCGGGAAACTAAGCACGGAAAAAGAAGTACTGGAAGCAAAAAGCCAGGTAACAAAAGCAGAAGATCAGTTAAAAAGGGCTACTGCCGTAGGAGCCATTTATAATATCCGGAAAGGAAATATTTACACGGTAATAGCTCCTATCAGCGGGTACGTTGTTCAAAAGAATATTAATAAAGACATGCAGTTACGCAGTGACCGCACCGACAATATTTTTGACGTGGCTAATACAACAGATGTGTGGGCCATTATAAACGTAAACGAAGCGGATATTGACAAAATAGCCTTGGGAATGAAAGCGGAAGTGGCCACGTTAAGTTACCCCGATAAAAAGTTTTATGGTAAAATTGATAAGATCTTTAAAATTATAGATCCGCAAACCAATGCGATGCAGGCCCGGGTGGTATTGAACAATGCGCAGGGGCTTTTAATCCCTGAAAGCAAGGCTACCATTAAAATATATAACACCGAAACCAGCTCGGCCATCGCTATCCCTTCCAAAGCGGTGATTTTTGATAACAACCGGAATTATGTCATTCAGTTCATTTCACAGAACAATTTAAAAGTGAAAGAAATAAAACTGTTAAAACAAACGGGAGAGACTACTTATGTTTCAGAAGGGTTGGAGGAAGGAGATAAAGTGGTGACCAATAATCAACTGATGATCTACCGGTCGCTGAATAATTAGCAGGGCATAACAAACAGACGGATCGCACACAACGGATTTTAAAAGCGTTAACAGATGAACAAGTTTATAAAAGGGGTGTTAACCTTCTCTCTTAAAAATAAAGTATTCACTTTTATTTGGGTGGGCATACTGGCTATTGCGGGGTTCATCAGTTTTAAAAATATGCCTATAGAGGCGTTCCCGGACGTAACCAATACACAAATAGTCATCATTACCCAATGGAACGGCAGAAGCGCCGAAGAAGTAGAGCGTTTTGTAACCACGCCACTTGAGCTGGCTATGAGCCCGGTGCAAAAGAAAACGAGTGTGCGCAGTACCACGATGTTCGGGCTGTCCATTGTAAAAATTATTTTTGATGATGGGGTGGAGGACATGATCGCCCGCAACCAGGTCAATAACCAACTGCGCTCTGTGAACCTGCCGGACGGCGTGGATCCGGAAGTACAGCCGCCCTATGGCCCAACAGGTGAGATCTACCGCTATATATTGAAAAGCCCGAAAAGGGATTCAAGGGATCTGCTGACCTTACAGAACTGGGTGGTGGATCGTGCCTTGCGGGGCGTTCCGGGTGTGGCAGATATTAATGTTTTTGGCGGGCAGGATAAAGTGTATGAGCTAAGTATTGATCCGCGCAAACTGGACAAATACAACCTTACTCCGTTGCAGGTATATGATGCTGTGGCCAAAAGCAACCTCAATGTTGGCGGCGATGTAATTGAAAAGAACGGGCAGTCCTATGTGGTTCGCGGTATCGGGCTGTTGACGAATATCGATGAAATCGGGGCTATAACCATACAAACGGATAATGGCAATCCCATTCTCGTGCGCAATATTGCAGAAGTAAAAGAAAGTTCGTTGCCGCG
Proteins encoded in this region:
- a CDS encoding efflux RND transporter periplasmic adaptor subunit codes for the protein MMNRKQTAFFFLVVMLTACGANEPKKEQHIVNGFVLSDVMMKTTTTAEAHKQPVETVMNFFGKISADKNHYIDVFPLVGGNVISVNAELGDYVKKGQVMATIRSTEMAGFQKDLGDARTDLVVAENNLRVAQEMYTGKLSTEKEVLEAKSQVTKAEDQLKRATAVGAIYNIRKGNIYTVIAPISGYVVQKNINKDMQLRSDRTDNIFDVANTTDVWAIINVNEADIDKIALGMKAEVATLSYPDKKFYGKIDKIFKIIDPQTNAMQARVVLNNAQGLLIPESKATIKIYNTETSSAIAIPSKAVIFDNNRNYVIQFISQNNLKVKEIKLLKQTGETTYVSEGLEEGDKVVTNNQLMIYRSLNN
- a CDS encoding sensor histidine kinase, with the translated sequence MTLKRRIALSWSLAYSLLFGLLMIIIYFAFYDFRRDEFRQNLKDKSMVTAHFIAKTPDFLTGVPKFLSESDDGLYKEEILIFSQEKKLIYSTIKDTSVSWDETILQRLDRSSEIYVENTTPEYFGIAPVIDGKKFYILTSAEDVNGRSKLKFLGYILLITYLVSTAVVWLSSYFVAKRLLKPLDQLTGQITDITAHNLTEQLPVKNSNDEISLLARSFNTMMGRINDVFQSQKDFTSSAAHELRTPLTRIAFQLENLEYRNEDAVRTKNTVNNVIKDVYQLSDLTRSLMLLSKFDKENISSIYESERIDELIFTAYEQVLKMEPRLLMDFTIIPEAGKDPDLLVSGVRSLLEIAFINLLKNAAIYSSSPAVIVTIKEKDTQLEVNVTSHGTLISSEEQARIFDPFIRGSNIQNTTGSGLGLRIVKRIIEYHKGQVQYIPVPPDENTFRITFPVF
- a CDS encoding TolC family protein, whose amino-acid sequence is MKGLFLFVTLAACGAALGQEQMTLESCEAAFMKNNLALLAQQYNISEADADIMQAKIWDLPQASYQTNIYNPEDKKVLEVTKANSLGIQQLLYLGGKKKYEVEYARSNKELAKLQFNQLLTELKTQLYETYYTLYFEEKKLIDINTQLNYMTDLLEAYKIQTAKGNTSLKEQVRLQAMVVQLNNDKIEIINTILQQQQLLKTFTGLSVNIKTKLSDAEANHLLTQQPLLSLEDIEKSALANNADYLYSLKDIEANKVNLNWQRSQNVPDLTVGGQWNQLGGAYKNEVDLTVGIPIPLWKRNRGNVTKAEYQIKESQANSDLKKLNLQTTVELAYRTWKNHYDQYVAVKTEDINNLQTVHAGMLSNFRRGNVNLVDFTDFMDSYRQTILQLYEMKKQIMISAEELERLTQSKIF
- a CDS encoding response regulator transcription factor, coding for MKAFLLEDDTVLSSEITFYLQNNGIECRTVADGKTYLDRIADERCDVYILDINVPYINGLDVCKKIREQDAQTPIIIISAYDDIVEKKEAFLRNADDYLVKPFILEELLLRIRSRLRITGAKQEAPDKIMIEDLEIFPDEYKVFRGGMEINLTQKEFQLLVLLAKANGRTLSKQYISDEVWQNQFQTTHNTIEVYINFLRKKIDRQFEVKLIHTRPGFGYFLKPL